A region of the Thioploca ingrica genome:
CCCAATTAGGCGAACAACTGAAAGCCAAAGAAGACAAATTGTTGGCTATTCAGGCGCATTTGAATGATATCCTCATGAGAATGCCCAACCTTCCTCATGAAACGGTACCGGTTGGAACAAGTGAAGGCGATAATGTTGAAATCCGTCGTTGGGGAACTCCCCCAGTTTTTACCTTCACTCCGCAAGATCACGTTGATTTAGGTCATCAATTGGGCTTACTCGATTTAGAAATAGCGGCGAAAATCACCGGGGCACGTTTCTCCTTTCTCCGTGGCTCATTGGCGCGGTTACATCGTGTGCTAATCCAGTTCATGTTAGATTTACATACCCAAGCGCATGGTTATGTGGAGGTCTATGTTCCTTACTTAGTCAATGCCGAAAGCTTACGAGGTACTGGCCAACTCCCTAAATTTGTGGAAGATTTATTTTATCTGCCCTCACAAGATTACTACCTAATTCCCACGGCTGAAGTTCCCGTGACCAATATCAGCCGTGATGTCATTTGGGAAACCGACCAGTTACCGGTTAAATTTGTCTGTCACACCCCTTGTTTTCGCAGTGAAGCGGGCAATTACGGCAAAGACACACGCGGGATGATTCGCCAACATCAATTTGAAAAAGTGGAACTGGTTCAATTAGTCAAACCCGACGATTCCTATCTCGCTTTAGAAGAACTGACTGGACATGCGGAAACCGTATTACAACGGTTGGAATTACCCTATCGAGTAGTCAGTCTGTGCACGGGTGATTTGGGTTTTGCAGCGGCAAAAACTTACGACCTCGAAGTCTGGCTCCCAGGACAACAAAAATATCGAGAAATCTCCTCGTGTAGCAACTTTGAAGCCTTTCAAGCGCGACGCATGAAAGCCCGTTGGCGTGATCCCAACACGAATAAACCCGCTTTACTTCATACTCTCAATGGCTCTGGCTTAGCAGTTGGACGCACCTTAGTGGCTATCATGGAAAATTATCAAGACGAAAGCGGACGTATTGCGATTCCTCAGGCTTTACAAAGCTATATGAATGGGCAAACGCACCTGACTTAAATAATGTAAATAATGTAGGGTGGGTAGAGCGCAGCGAAACCCGCCATTTTAAAAGGATTGCTGAGTTTCACTAGTGGAGAAAAACCAGAATGATAGAAAGACAAGCGAATGAAAATTTGTTAGCAGAAGAGATGATGGCATTACAAAGTGGGATAGCTGCTTTCGAGACCAAACAATTTGTCCGTGCCTATCAACTACTTTTGCATTTAGCTCAACAAGGTCATCCGCAAGCGCAATATCGTTTAGCCATTATGGCTCAAAATGGCTTAGGACAAGTCGTCAATCCGCAAGAAGCCGTCCGTTGGATGCAAGCAGCGGCTGAACAAGGTTTGGATTTAGCTCAACATGGATTGGGTTTTATGTACCTCGAAGGCGAATGTGTCGAGCAAAATGATACCCAAGCCGCTCACTGGTTCCGTTTAGCCGCAAAACAAGGTTTAGCCGGTGCACAAGCGACGCTAGGCAATTTGTATGAACAAGGACGTGGTGTAGAAAAAGATCTCGAAGAAGCCCAACGCTGGTATGCTAAAGCGGGATTTTAATTTTACCGCTAGATTGGACTTAAGGATGAATATTACCGGCTACGGTCGCTGACCATTGCTCAATAATCTCTTTGGTATTTTTTAACACGCTTAAGATCACGGTAATTTCTTGAGCGGTTACATTCAAGCCGGTATGTACTGCGTAACTCGATCCCGCCAATATCACAAAATGCCAATATCGTCCCATTATGTAGGTGCCATACACGGGATGCCCATCATTATTTAAGTGTTGAGCTGTGACCATCGCAATCATCAGTTGTCCTAAGGGATCATCTGAAGAATCACGTTCTTTTTTATATTCATGGATGAAAAAGAATGGCCGTTTTGGCGAGCGTTTGCCACCGGCTACCAAAAAATTAACCCTGCCGGAGATGATTTCATCATGAAAAGTCATAGATAACTCTCGATCTAAAAAGGGTTTATAATATTCTTGCTCAAAATTGACCAGATTCAAGAGTGGAATAATAAAATAGACCTTTAATTCTTCTTCATTCCAGTCCCAAACATGATCTAACAACTTTTGTCGCGTAATTGTATTAATTGCTGCTCTTCTTCTCGTGAAGTGTCCTGATGAGGTATTATCCAGGCGGTTAACTGTTCATGATTTTTTTGTAACACCAACTGAAACGTTTCTTCGACATCTTCAATCGTCCATTTGGAAAAGGATTTCATTAGAGTCCCTCCAGCTTATGAGCATCCGTTTCTGATATTTAAATTTAAGGGATTCTTGAGGTTGGGCTTTCTTGATAGCAACCCGAAATCAGGAAGGGGAATTGCTACCTCCTTGAATTGTGTGTGGCGTAGTTCCGGCTACACTCGCTACCCGGATTTCAAATATTTTTCTTTTTGTAAATATTCCTCAAGTTCTTCTGCTAATTTTAAAATTAATTCATTGACGAGGTTAATATATTCTTCGATATTTTCCAGACTTAAAATGTAACTATTTTCACCATGAGCAATATGATTTCTAATACTAACTAATTTATTGATTTTTGCTCTATATTGAGCAAATTTATCTACATTCAATCCAAAGAGTTGACATAAGTCTTTTAAAACATCAAAGTTTAAATTTGCTTGAGTATTAATATGCTTGTCAAATTTTAATTGTTGATTAAGAAATAGAAGAAAATTTTCTGAGAATTGACACTTTTGTTCAAAAGATTGTTTGCCTTTTAAATAATCAAATTTTTCTTGAAGACTTAAGACAAAAATATTAATTTTTACTTGATGATGCTGCAATTTTAATTGGTTAAAATGAGCTAGAATTTTCTTCAAAGAATCAATAACAAATCCTTCCCAATGGGCATAAATGTACGGAATACTCATTCGCAAAAACAGTACTTGATTATCATCTGATAATTGGTAATAGATATATTTTATTTTGGAGAAATCTTTTTCTCTCCACTCATTTTCTTGCTTAATTTCTTCTATGATTTTTGCAATCATTTGCCGAGAATTTCCAAAGCGGTTTCAATTCGTTGTTTTGTCCTCTTACTTGATGAATAGGTTGCTACTTTATCAAAAGTCGCTTCTTCTTTAGCTTGCTTTACTTTTTGAATAAACAGCTCGGGTTTATCTTTATACCTATCATAAAAAATATCGAGACCCAACATGACGATATCATAGTAGGCTGGCGCGAAGTTACCGTTAGTTGCTCTGAAGATTTGGTCATTAGCATGTTGCTTTAGATAAGTTATTAGCTTAAGCAAATGTTGCTGTTCATGATTAACATCAAAACTAAGTTCCTTTTTAGTTACTTTTTCCATAAATTGGGTCAGGTGATCTTGGATAGTGACAAAATCCCACCCACAGTGCTTTAAGGTAAAGAATCTTAAGACCAATTCCTGACAATACATTTGGTCAATCTGTTTGTCGGTGGGTCGAATAATATTTTTAAAATCATCGCTGTTACCAATGTCAATGAGGAGCTGATTAAATTCGTTGCCATCCTCTCTGAAGATACAATTTCTAATTTCTTGCTCAGATAAAGGTTCTCCTAAGGTATTGAGACGATTGAACAGTTCGTAACGCATATCCACTATACTATCCCATTTAACAATCTCCACTCGACACACGGCTCGTTTGATAGTAAATTTCAAAAGTGGGGATAAATTATTAATAGTATAACCTTCAAGCTCTCTAACAATTCCTCCTGGCGTTAAGTAAAGGTTATTTTTTGTCTCCGGCACATTTTTTAAGATTCCAAAAAAAGCCAGAATTGTGGAAATTCTTTGTAGTCCATCAACTAATTCCCATTTGGCATTCTTATCCTCGGCAATAAAAATCGGTGGGACTGGGATACCCAATAAAATGGATTCTATAAATTTGGTTTGTCTCACTTTATCCCATCTAAAAGATCTTTGATATTCAGGATTTATAAATAGAGTCCCTTCTTCATATAAATTAATTAATTCACCAAAAGACATGTCAAGTCGGTCAGTTCGGAGATGGTTTCTTTTCTCAGTAATGATGATTTCAAGTTGTTTAGGTTCAATCATAATAATGGGTTTCAGTTGTTTTTATCTTAATAATTAAGCCAGTAGCCTGGATGGAACACAGTGGAATCCAGGAAAAGATTATACTCTCCCTCGATTCCGCTACGCTTCATTCTACCCAATTAAGCATGAATCATTCGCTCATCTACGCCTAACGCCGCTTCATGGATGGCTTCTGCTAAAGTCGGATGCGCATGAATAGTGCGAGCTAAATCTTCGGCACTGGCTTCAAATTCCATGGCGACTACGGCTTCGGCAATCAGTTCGGAAGCCGAGAGACCTAAAATGTGTACGCCTAAAATTTGATCGGTATGAGCATGAGCTAAAATGCGCACCATGCCATTGGTATCGCCCTGTGCTTTAGCTCTCCCACTCGCAGCAAAGGGAAATTGGCCCAGTTTATATTCAATTCCGGCGGCTTGGAGTTGTTCTTCAGTCTGACCCACCCAAGCGAGTTCCGGTGCAGTATAGATAACCCAAGGAACTGTTTTATAGGACATTTCACTCTTTTGACCGGCTAAACGTTCTGCGACCATGATGCCTTCTTCTGAACCTTTATGAGCTAACATTGGCCCACCAATGACATCACCAATCGCATAAATTCCAGGTATATCCGTCTGCCGAGATTGATCGACTTGAATAAAGCCACGTTCATCCATTCTGATACCCACCGCTTTGGTATTTAATCCGTCGGTGTTCGGTTTGCGCCCAACCGCCACAACTAATTTATCCACACAGAGTTGTTTTTGTTCCTGGTTATCTTGATAGGTGATAGTGATTTCATTGTTAGCGACACTGGCTGAAGTGACTTGAGTATGGAGTTTAATGTTAAGTCCTTGTTTATTAAGTTCTTTAAAGGCAGCGGCGGCTATTTTACGGTCAGCAGCGGCGAGAAATTCCGGTAAGGCTTCCAGAATAGTGACTTGGCTACCTAATCGATTCCACACACTACCGAGTTCTAAACCAATGGCACCCGCACCAATGATACCTAAACGTTGCGGAACGGTATTAAAAGCTAAGGCGCCGGTTGAATCAACGATGAATTGCTTATCAATCGGTGCCATGGGCAGCGTTGTGGGTACCGAACCGGTCGCAATAATAATATAGTCAGCGCTAACAATTTGAGCATTTACTTGCGGAACAATAATTTCAACTTCATTGCTACTGACTAAACGCCCTTGTCCATGAATAAAGGTGACTTGATTTTTTTTAAACAACCCGACAATGCCCTGGGTTAAGGTTTTGACGATTTTATCTTTTCGCGCTTGCATGGCGGCAATATCGATGGTTAAACCTTCGCACTGAATACCATGTTGAGCGGCTTGTTTTTGCATAAAATAATAATGGTGGGAAGAATCCAGTAGGGCTTTAGAAGGAATACAGCCAACATTAAGACAAGTCCCACCTAATGACGGTTTCCCTTCGGAGTTAACCCAGTTATCCACACAGGCGGTTTTCATGCCTAATTGAGCGCAACGAATAGCTGCCACATAACCGGCCGGACCGGCACCTATTACGATAACATTATAATCTGCCATGATTTTTTACTCTGGTTAAATATCTAATAGTAAACGAGCCGGGTCTTCTATCGCATTTTTGATCGCCATGAGAAACTGTATGGCATCACGTCCGTCGATTAAGCGATGGTCATAAGATAAAGCCACATACATGATGGGACGAATAACAACTTGCCCATTTTCAGCGATGGGGCGTTCGACGATATTGTGCATACCCAAAATGGCGCTTTGGGGTGGGTTTAAGATCGGCGTTGACAACATCGAACCAAATACGCCACCGTTAGTGATACTAAAGGTACCCCCGTTCAATTCTTCTATACTGAGTTGCGCATCACGGGCACGTTGAGCAAAATTAGCAATATTTTTTTCGATTTCGGCAAAAGATAAAATATCAACATCACGTAAAATGGGAACCACTAATCCACGGGATGAATTGACGGCAATACCAATATCGTAGTAACCATGATAAATAATATCATCCCCTTCGGTAGACGCATTAATAATCGGAAATCGTTGTAAGGCCATGACGACCGCTTTGGTGAAAAACGACATGAAACCCAGTTTCACATTATGTTTCTTTTCAAACGCTTCCCGATGTTTTTGCCGTAAGTCCATCACGGCTTGCATATTGATTTCGTTAAAAGTCGTGAGAATCGCATGATGATGTTGAGCGGCAAGTAACCGTTCGGCAACGCGCTTGCGCAAGCGTGTCATCGGTACTCGTTCTTCCGGACGTCCTAAGGTATCCGCCGTTGTTCCTCTTAAAGCTGGGGAAGTTCTGGTGGGTTCGGCAATGATCGGTGAGCTGGGTTTTTCCTGAATTGACCAAGGTTGTGGAGATTGCCTTAATAGATCGGCTTTGGTAACCCGGTCGCCTTGATGTGGAACCGCCCACGGTTCGATACCTTGTTCGGCGGCAATTTTACGAACCGCCGGGCTGGTTTTAACCGGTATGACCGGGGGTGAGGTGGTCGTTGCTGATTCGAGGTGCGGTGGCGGCGTCGTGAGAGGAGCACCACTGGTATCAATGTAACCGATGACTTCGCCACTAAAAACGTTTTCTCCCCCGGGTTTGAGAATTTCTTTTAATACCCCGGTATGAGGAGTAACGACTTCTAAAACGACTTTATCCGTTTCAATTTCAACTAATTTATCATTTTCTTTAATAGCATCGCCCGGCTGAAAGTACCAAGTTAATAAGGTTGCTTCAGCAACCGACTCCGCCAATACGGGCACTTTGACTTCAAAAATAGACACGAATTCTTCCTTTATGAGTTACTCGGTGGGTTGAGTTGTAAAGCATCGTTAATCAATTGTTGGAGTTGTTGACGGTGAACACTTAAATAGCCAGTCGCTGGTGACGCCGAGGAAGGTCGTCCAGCATATTCAATCCGACCTCCTTGATAACCCCAGTTAACATCCATATGGGCACGCATGTACCACCAAGCGCCTTGATTACGGGATTCTTCTTGTACCCAAACGCGATGTTCCACATGGGGGTAACGTTCCAATAACTGGGTTACCGCTACCTTCGGATAAGGGTAGAGTTGTTCTAACCGAATAATAGCAATATGGTCAATACCATGAGTTTGCCTAGCTTCGACCAGATCAAAATAGACTTTACCGCTACAAAAGAGAAGTCGTTCCACTTTTTCTGGGTTGATGTCGGCTACTTCATCAATGACCGTTTTAAATTCTCCATGAGTAAAATCTTCCCGGGGTGAAACTGACAACTTGTGACGTAGTAAACTTTTGGGGGTCATCACAATGAGCGGTTTACGGTAGGTACGGCGTATTTGTCGTCGCAACAGGTGAAAAAATTGCGCTGGGGTACTGGGGACACAGACCTGAATGTTATCTTCGGCGCAGAGTTGTAAGTAACGTTCTAACCGTGCAGAAGAATGTTCCGGTCCTTGTCCATCATAACCGTGAGGCAGTAACATGACTAAACCACAATAGCGTCGCCATTTTGCTTCTGAGGAACTAATAAATTGATCGATCACCACTTGGGCATTATTAGCAAAATCGCCAAATTGCGCTTCCCATAAAACTAAAGTTTCCGGTTCCGAAGCACTATAACCATATTCAAAAGCTAAGACAGCTTCTTCTGAGAGTAAGGAATTAATCACTAAAAATTTAGCTTGCTCAGCCGCTAAATGCTGTAAAGGTAAGTGAGTTTCACCCGTTTCTTGATCATGTAATACGGCATGGCGATGCGCAAAGGTGCCTCGCGCACTGTCTTGACCGGATAACCGTATCGGGTAACCTTCTACGAGTAAGCTAGCATAAGCCAAGGCTTCTGCACAACCCCAATCCAGGGGTAATTCACCTTTGCCCATTTGCTGACGGGCTTGTATTAGCCGAGCAACTCCGCGGTTAAGTTTAAAGTCGGCGGGTATGGTGGTGAGTTTGGTGATTAAATTTTGAAAAGTTTCCAGACTCAGGTGGGTATCAACGGGGATAGTCCAATGCGTATCAAGATAAGGTTTCCAATCGATACCATGCTCAAAAGCTTTAGTCACTGGGCGGGAGACAACCTCTTTACTTTTTAAAGCAGCGCGATATTGTTGTAATAAGGTTTCGCTCTCTTCTGGACCGATAATGCCTTCGTTAACTAACTGTTGCGCATAAATAGTTTGAGTAGAAGGATGTTGACTAATTTTTCGATACATAATGGGTTGAGTCCCCACCGGATCATCGGCTTCGTTATGTCCCTGTCGACGATAACAAACCATGTCAACCACCACATCTTTATGAAAAGCGGTTCGATAATTAAAGGCTAATTTAGTCACCAGTAAAACCGCTTCGGGATCATCGCCATTGACGTGAAAAATCGGCACTTGTACCATTTTAGCGACATCGGTGCAATATAAGGTCGAGCGAGAATCTAACGGATCACTGGTGGTAAAACCAATTTGATTATTAATGATAATATGAACCGTTCCCCCAGTACTATAACCCTGGGTTTGAGATAAATTAAGCGTTTCCATGATAACACCTTGTCCGGCAAAAGCGGCATCACCATGAATTAATACCGGTAATACTTCATTACGCAATTTATCACCACGCCGATCTTGTCTCGCACGGACGGCACCTTCAACCACCGGATTAATGATTTCTAAGTGAGAAGGATTAAATGCCAATGCTAAATGAACCAGTCCACCCGGGGTCATCACATCTGAAGAAAAACCTTGATGATATTTGACATCTCCGGAACCACTCGTGGGGGTAACTTTGCCTTCGAATTCTGAAAAGAGATCTTTAGGACGTTTACCTAAAACGTTAACTAATACGTTTAAACGGCCACGATGCGCCATGCCAATAATGATCTCTTTAACACCTTCAGCACCCGCATGTTGGATGAGTTCATCTAACAGTGCAATCAGACTTTCACTACCTTCGAGGGAAAAACGTTTTTGTCCAACATAGTTGGTATGTAAAAATTCTTCTAACCCTTGTGCTGCGGTCAAACGTTCCAAAATATTGAGTTTAGTTTCACTCATAAAATTGGGTTTCGCTAATGAGCCTTCTAAACGTTCTTGGATCCAGCGTTTTTGTTTAGTATCGGTGATGTGCATATATTCAGCACCAATAGTGCCACAATAGATGGTTTTTATTCGTTTAATAATATTGGATAAAGTGTCTTTAGTAACACTATATAAAGAACCCGCATTAAATACGGTTTCCATATCCGCCGAAGTCAAACCATAATACTCTGGGTATAATTCTTCCACAACCGGACGTTCTTGCAATTGTAACGGATCTAAATTAGCTTGTTGATGTCCGCGAAAACGGTGCGCATTAATGAGTTGTAACACCGCCGTTTGTTTTTTGGCAAATAATCCCAGCGTTTCATCGTTAGCACCGAAATGGTTCACACGCCGATTGCGGATAGGAATAGAATAGAGTTGTAGAAATTCAGCTTGAATGGGCGCATGAGGAATTTCTGGATGTGATAAAGGTTGTTCATATTGCAACTGCACAAAATAATCCCGCCACTCTTGACCAACTAAGGTGGGATTAATTAAGTAAGTTTCATACAAATCATCAATAAAAGCAGCATTATATAAATAAGAATGATGAGTCATTTTGATAAATTCTGGTTAATGAAATTAAGTTGATGAAAATTTTGGGTTACTTAATTTAAGCTTGAAATCAAGATTCTATTTATTAATAGAATATAATTTTATTTTATTTACTTTTATAAAATAATATTATATTGATTTTCTCTATTGATGTAATCAGGATAGTTTTATTTATATTTATTTCCCTTACTCAGAGTCTCATAACCAATTACAATGACAGTTTATTGCTCTGCATTCAGAAATAAGTTAAGCCACTATTTTTGCTGATTTCAATGGGTAGGGATTATTTAATTTTTATATTAATATCGATAAAAAACCAACTTACTGAGGAAAAAATCTTCATGAAAAAACCAGTCCGTATTGTCATTACCGGGGGTGCCGGTCAAATTGCTTATGCTTTAGCTTTTCGGATTGCTGCGGGTGAAATGTTGGGAACTGACCAACCGGTTATTTTACATTTACTAGAAATACCCAATGCTTTAGATGCCTTAAAAGGTATCGTTATGGAATTAGAAGATTGTGCTTATCCACTGTTACAAGATATTGTGATGACAGAAGAGGTTAAGGTGGCTTTTACGGATGTAGACTATGCTTTATTGGTTGGCGCTAGACCGCGCGGTCCGGGTATGGAAAGAAATGATTTATTACGAGTGAATGGTGATATTTTTACCGTTCAAGGTAAAGCACTCAATGAATATGCTAATCCACGGGTCAAAGTGTTAGT
Encoded here:
- a CDS encoding seryl-tRNA synthetase; the protein is MLDPQLLRNDLEQVKATLALRGFTVDYEILAHLEAARKQCQIETQQLQNERNRHSKAIGQAKSAGEDITPLLEQVSQLGEQLKAKEDKLLAIQAHLNDILMRMPNLPHETVPVGTSEGDNVEIRRWGTPPVFTFTPQDHVDLGHQLGLLDLEIAAKITGARFSFLRGSLARLHRVLIQFMLDLHTQAHGYVEVYVPYLVNAESLRGTGQLPKFVEDLFYLPSQDYYLIPTAEVPVTNISRDVIWETDQLPVKFVCHTPCFRSEAGNYGKDTRGMIRQHQFEKVELVQLVKPDDSYLALEELTGHAETVLQRLELPYRVVSLCTGDLGFAAAKTYDLEVWLPGQQKYREISSCSNFEAFQARRMKARWRDPNTNKPALLHTLNGSGLAVGRTLVAIMENYQDESGRIAIPQALQSYMNGQTHLT
- a CDS encoding Sel1 domain protein repeat-containing protein, yielding MIERQANENLLAEEMMALQSGIAAFETKQFVRAYQLLLHLAQQGHPQAQYRLAIMAQNGLGQVVNPQEAVRWMQAAAEQGLDLAQHGLGFMYLEGECVEQNDTQAAHWFRLAAKQGLAGAQATLGNLYEQGRGVEKDLEEAQRWYAKAGF
- a CDS encoding dihydrolipoamide dehydrogenase; amino-acid sequence: MADYNVIVIGAGPAGYVAAIRCAQLGMKTACVDNWVNSEGKPSLGGTCLNVGCIPSKALLDSSHHYYFMQKQAAQHGIQCEGLTIDIAAMQARKDKIVKTLTQGIVGLFKKNQVTFIHGQGRLVSSNEVEIIVPQVNAQIVSADYIIIATGSVPTTLPMAPIDKQFIVDSTGALAFNTVPQRLGIIGAGAIGLELGSVWNRLGSQVTILEALPEFLAAADRKIAAAAFKELNKQGLNIKLHTQVTSASVANNEITITYQDNQEQKQLCVDKLVVAVGRKPNTDGLNTKAVGIRMDERGFIQVDQSRQTDIPGIYAIGDVIGGPMLAHKGSEEGIMVAERLAGQKSEMSYKTVPWVIYTAPELAWVGQTEEQLQAAGIEYKLGQFPFAASGRAKAQGDTNGMVRILAHAHTDQILGVHILGLSASELIAEAVVAMEFEASAEDLARTIHAHPTLAEAIHEAALGVDERMIHA
- a CDS encoding dihydrolipoamide succinyltransferase component of 2-oxoglutarate dehydrogenase complex, whose translation is MSIFEVKVPVLAESVAEATLLTWYFQPGDAIKENDKLVEIETDKVVLEVVTPHTGVLKEILKPGGENVFSGEVIGYIDTSGAPLTTPPPHLESATTTSPPVIPVKTSPAVRKIAAEQGIEPWAVPHQGDRVTKADLLRQSPQPWSIQEKPSSPIIAEPTRTSPALRGTTADTLGRPEERVPMTRLRKRVAERLLAAQHHHAILTTFNEINMQAVMDLRQKHREAFEKKHNVKLGFMSFFTKAVVMALQRFPIINASTEGDDIIYHGYYDIGIAVNSSRGLVVPILRDVDILSFAEIEKNIANFAQRARDAQLSIEELNGGTFSITNGGVFGSMLSTPILNPPQSAILGMHNIVERPIAENGQVVIRPIMYVALSYDHRLIDGRDAIQFLMAIKNAIEDPARLLLDI
- a CDS encoding 2-oxoglutarate dehydrogenase, E1 component, which translates into the protein MTHHSYLYNAAFIDDLYETYLINPTLVGQEWRDYFVQLQYEQPLSHPEIPHAPIQAEFLQLYSIPIRNRRVNHFGANDETLGLFAKKQTAVLQLINAHRFRGHQQANLDPLQLQERPVVEELYPEYYGLTSADMETVFNAGSLYSVTKDTLSNIIKRIKTIYCGTIGAEYMHITDTKQKRWIQERLEGSLAKPNFMSETKLNILERLTAAQGLEEFLHTNYVGQKRFSLEGSESLIALLDELIQHAGAEGVKEIIIGMAHRGRLNVLVNVLGKRPKDLFSEFEGKVTPTSGSGDVKYHQGFSSDVMTPGGLVHLALAFNPSHLEIINPVVEGAVRARQDRRGDKLRNEVLPVLIHGDAAFAGQGVIMETLNLSQTQGYSTGGTVHIIINNQIGFTTSDPLDSRSTLYCTDVAKMVQVPIFHVNGDDPEAVLLVTKLAFNYRTAFHKDVVVDMVCYRRQGHNEADDPVGTQPIMYRKISQHPSTQTIYAQQLVNEGIIGPEESETLLQQYRAALKSKEVVSRPVTKAFEHGIDWKPYLDTHWTIPVDTHLSLETFQNLITKLTTIPADFKLNRGVARLIQARQQMGKGELPLDWGCAEALAYASLLVEGYPIRLSGQDSARGTFAHRHAVLHDQETGETHLPLQHLAAEQAKFLVINSLLSEEAVLAFEYGYSASEPETLVLWEAQFGDFANNAQVVIDQFISSSEAKWRRYCGLVMLLPHGYDGQGPEHSSARLERYLQLCAEDNIQVCVPSTPAQFFHLLRRQIRRTYRKPLIVMTPKSLLRHKLSVSPREDFTHGEFKTVIDEVADINPEKVERLLFCSGKVYFDLVEARQTHGIDHIAIIRLEQLYPYPKVAVTQLLERYPHVEHRVWVQEESRNQGAWWYMRAHMDVNWGYQGGRIEYAGRPSSASPATGYLSVHRQQLQQLINDALQLNPPSNS